A region from the Candidatus Tenderia electrophaga genome encodes:
- a CDS encoding aspartate-semialdehyde dehydrogenase → MSKSYNVAVVGCDTLVGEAVLNLLEERAVPVAMVHAVALEGGGRVAFKGKQLKVAPLADFDFSQAQLAFFCADDAVAEAYVAKATAAGCVVIDDSPCFRLEDEVPLVVPEVNPEALAGYAKQKLVANPGTNATLLTTVLKPLQQAAGIAHVDVVALQAVSGKDKAGVEELARQATAMFNLKTIENSVFDKQIAFNLLPQIGAILDDGSTREEAKLAWEAARILGQDDLPLNATCVRVPVFYGHALVLHVETQRDLSLDEAQALLQAAPGVTLMTEREYPTAVSEAAGNDTVFVGRLRRDQTRPRGLDLWVVADNIRKGAALNSIQIAEYLLKDYLG, encoded by the coding sequence ATGAGCAAATCCTATAACGTTGCGGTAGTCGGTTGCGATACGCTGGTGGGGGAGGCGGTACTCAATCTCCTGGAGGAGCGGGCCGTGCCCGTCGCCATGGTTCACGCCGTGGCGCTGGAAGGTGGCGGTCGCGTTGCTTTCAAGGGTAAACAGCTGAAGGTGGCGCCGCTTGCAGATTTCGATTTTTCTCAGGCTCAGTTGGCCTTCTTTTGCGCCGACGATGCGGTGGCCGAAGCCTATGTCGCCAAGGCGACGGCCGCCGGTTGTGTGGTGATCGACGACAGCCCCTGCTTTCGTCTGGAAGACGAAGTGCCGCTGGTGGTGCCGGAGGTCAACCCCGAGGCCTTGGCGGGATACGCCAAGCAGAAGCTTGTCGCCAATCCTGGCACCAATGCCACCCTGTTGACGACCGTGCTGAAACCGCTGCAGCAGGCCGCCGGTATCGCCCATGTCGATGTGGTGGCCTTGCAGGCGGTATCGGGCAAGGACAAGGCGGGTGTGGAGGAGCTGGCGCGGCAGGCGACGGCCATGTTCAACCTAAAGACGATCGAAAATAGCGTTTTTGACAAACAGATCGCCTTCAATCTGCTGCCGCAAATCGGTGCTATTCTGGACGACGGTTCAACTCGGGAAGAGGCCAAGCTGGCCTGGGAGGCGGCCAGGATTCTAGGCCAGGATGATCTGCCCCTGAACGCTACCTGTGTGCGGGTGCCGGTGTTCTACGGCCATGCGCTGGTGTTGCATGTCGAAACACAGCGGGATTTGAGTCTGGATGAAGCCCAGGCCCTGCTGCAAGCGGCGCCCGGCGTTACGCTTATGACCGAGCGGGAATACCCTACCGCTGTGAGCGAGGCGGCCGGCAACGACACGGTGTTTGTCGGCCGCCTGCGACGTGATCAGACCCGCCCCCGAGGTTTAGATTTGTGGGTGGTCGCCGATAACATCCGCAAGGGCGCCGCTCTAAATAGTATTCAGATTGCAGAATATTTGCTAAAAGACTATCTGGGGTGA
- a CDS encoding glycogen branching protein: MATKKAAQITPDLQRILNANHHDPFSVLGRHTEGDEDIVRAFIPRATEVRLADTQYQLERVGDSDLFEWRGNASELPRHYRLAWQDAQNQTHIAHDPYCFEPVLPEFDLYLFGEGKHWHAYHFLGARPKEIDGVQGVLFATWAPNAERISVVGDFNHWDGRCHPMRVRGGSGVWELFIPGLDVGALYKFEIRSRIGGQILLKADPYGRQFELRPGTASIVVGDSEHQWNDGAWMEHRGQRDWLREPMSIYEVHLGSWQKDEHGGFLNYRDLAVRLVDYVKEMGFTHIELLPVTEHPYDGSWGYQTTGYYAPTSRFGSPDDFRFFVDYLHANDIGVFLDWAPGHFPKDAFALARFDGSALYEHEDPRLGEHRDWGTLIFNYGRNEVLNFLFSSALYWLEEFHIDGLRVDAVASMLYLDYSRDEGEWIPNKYGGNENLDAIKFIRQLNEVTHEKHPGSLMMAEESTSWPMVSRPIYVGGLGYSMKWNMGWMNDTLEYMSKDPIHRHYHHGVLTFSLLYAFTENFILPFSHDEVVHGKASMLYKMPGDEWQRFANLRLLYAYMFTHPGKKLLFMGCEFGQGNEWNADAPLDWYVLDYPLHQGVKKLVGDLNQLYRNTPALYRHDFESEGFEWVDCNDAAQSVLTYLRRDGDEIVLVALNFTPIPRQGYRLGVPFEGVYEEIFNSDSEYYGGSNMGNGQYVPSEPLAWMNKDHSIVMTLPPLAAVVLRKKA, from the coding sequence ATGGCTACCAAGAAAGCAGCACAAATCACACCTGATCTTCAGCGCATTCTCAATGCCAATCATCACGATCCGTTTTCGGTTTTGGGACGCCATACCGAGGGGGATGAAGACATCGTTCGCGCCTTCATTCCGCGTGCCACGGAAGTGCGCCTGGCCGACACCCAATACCAACTGGAACGCGTCGGCGACAGCGATCTATTCGAATGGCGCGGTAATGCCAGCGAGCTGCCGAGACACTATCGCCTGGCCTGGCAAGACGCCCAAAATCAGACGCATATCGCGCATGATCCCTACTGCTTTGAACCGGTGCTGCCGGAATTCGACCTCTACTTATTCGGCGAGGGCAAACATTGGCACGCCTATCATTTTCTCGGCGCACGGCCGAAGGAGATCGATGGCGTCCAGGGGGTGCTGTTCGCCACCTGGGCCCCGAATGCGGAACGTATCAGTGTGGTGGGCGACTTCAACCACTGGGACGGTCGTTGCCACCCCATGCGCGTGCGCGGCGGATCCGGCGTGTGGGAGCTGTTCATTCCCGGGCTGGATGTGGGCGCCCTATACAAATTCGAAATCCGCTCCCGCATCGGTGGCCAGATTTTACTCAAGGCCGATCCCTACGGTCGCCAATTTGAATTGCGCCCCGGCACGGCCTCGATTGTGGTCGGCGACAGCGAACACCAATGGAACGATGGCGCCTGGATGGAGCATCGCGGCCAGCGCGATTGGCTGCGTGAGCCCATGTCCATCTACGAGGTTCATCTCGGCTCCTGGCAGAAGGACGAGCACGGCGGTTTTCTCAACTACCGCGATCTGGCCGTACGGCTGGTGGATTATGTCAAAGAGATGGGATTTACCCATATTGAACTGCTGCCGGTCACCGAACACCCCTACGACGGTTCTTGGGGCTATCAGACCACCGGCTACTACGCCCCCACCAGCCGCTTCGGTTCACCCGACGACTTCAGATTTTTTGTCGACTACCTGCACGCCAACGACATCGGTGTGTTTCTGGACTGGGCGCCCGGCCATTTCCCCAAGGACGCCTTCGCTCTGGCGCGCTTCGACGGCAGCGCCCTGTACGAACACGAAGATCCGCGCCTGGGGGAACACCGTGACTGGGGCACCCTGATCTTCAATTACGGCCGCAACGAAGTATTGAATTTTCTCTTCTCCAGCGCCTTGTATTGGCTGGAGGAGTTTCATATTGACGGCCTGCGTGTCGATGCCGTCGCCTCCATGCTGTATCTCGACTATTCGCGCGATGAAGGCGAATGGATACCCAACAAGTACGGCGGCAACGAAAATCTGGATGCCATCAAATTCATTCGTCAGCTCAACGAGGTCACCCACGAAAAACACCCCGGCAGTCTGATGATGGCGGAGGAATCCACCTCATGGCCCATGGTGTCACGCCCTATCTACGTGGGCGGACTCGGCTACAGCATGAAGTGGAACATGGGCTGGATGAATGACACGCTGGAATACATGAGCAAGGATCCTATCCACCGCCATTATCACCACGGCGTGCTGACCTTCAGCCTGCTGTATGCATTTACGGAAAACTTTATCCTGCCCTTCTCGCATGACGAGGTGGTCCACGGCAAGGCATCCATGCTTTATAAAATGCCGGGAGACGAATGGCAGCGCTTCGCCAACCTGCGCCTACTGTACGCCTATATGTTCACCCATCCGGGCAAGAAACTACTCTTCATGGGCTGTGAGTTCGGCCAGGGCAACGAATGGAATGCCGATGCGCCCTTAGACTGGTATGTGCTCGACTATCCGCTGCACCAGGGTGTCAAGAAATTGGTAGGCGACTTGAATCAGCTTTACCGCAACACGCCGGCGCTTTACCGTCATGACTTTGAAAGCGAGGGATTCGAATGGGTTGACTGCAACGATGCCGCCCAGTCGGTATTGACCTATCTGCGTCGCGACGGCGATGAAATCGTGCTGGTGGCACTTAATTTCACGCCCATTCCACGCCAAGGGTATCGACTGGGCGTGCCGTTTGAGGGTGTCTACGAAGAGATTTTCAACAGTGACTCGGAATACTACGGCGGCAGCAACATGGGCAACGGCCAATACGTCCCGAGCGAACCCCTGGCCTGGATGAACAAGGATCACTCCATCGTCATGACCCTGCCGCCGCTGGCCGCCGTGGTGCTGCGCAAAAAGGCTTAG
- the glgC gene encoding glucose-1-phosphate adenylyltransferase (catalyzes the formation of ADP-glucose and diphosphate from ATP and alpha-D-glucose 1-phosphate), with translation MSHDDARFVSRLTRDTLALILAGGRGTRLKQLTTWRVKPAVPFGGKFRIIDFPLSNCINSGIRRIGVLTQYKSHSLLRHIQQGWGYFRGEFGEFIELLPAQQRIQESWYAGTADAVYQNIDIIRAHNPEYVLVLAGDHIYKMDYGPMLAHHAENDADMTIGCLEVPRMEATAFGVMSVDTEGRIVDFNEKPENPESVPGHDDIALASMGIYIFNTRFLYEQLIRDADDPGSSHDFGHNIIPDVIEHYRVYSYSFRDVQSARQGYWRDVGTVDAFWSANLELIDVTPELNLYDRQWPIWTYQEQLPPAKFVFDDEGRRGQAIDSMVSGGCLISGATVRRSLLFSNVHVHSYSEVHESVILPDVDVGENCRIHKAIIDKGCKIPPGTVIGEDPKADAERFHVSEGGVVLVVPEMLGQELHHVR, from the coding sequence ATGTCACATGACGATGCGCGTTTTGTCAGTCGATTAACTCGCGATACGCTCGCCCTCATTCTGGCAGGGGGGCGTGGAACCCGACTTAAACAGTTAACTACTTGGCGGGTCAAGCCCGCGGTGCCATTCGGCGGCAAGTTCAGGATCATCGATTTCCCGCTGTCAAATTGTATCAATTCAGGCATCCGCCGCATCGGCGTACTGACACAATACAAGTCCCATTCGCTGCTGCGTCACATCCAGCAGGGCTGGGGTTATTTCCGCGGCGAATTCGGCGAATTTATCGAGCTGCTGCCGGCGCAGCAGCGCATACAGGAATCCTGGTATGCCGGCACCGCGGACGCGGTGTATCAGAACATTGACATCATTCGTGCGCATAATCCCGAATATGTATTGGTGCTGGCGGGTGATCATATCTACAAAATGGACTACGGCCCCATGTTGGCCCATCACGCGGAAAACGACGCGGATATGACCATCGGTTGTCTCGAAGTGCCGCGCATGGAGGCCACGGCCTTCGGCGTGATGAGTGTGGATACAGAGGGACGTATTGTCGATTTCAATGAAAAGCCGGAAAACCCGGAATCAGTACCGGGACACGACGATATCGCACTGGCGTCCATGGGTATCTATATTTTTAATACGCGCTTTCTTTACGAGCAACTGATTCGCGATGCCGACGATCCCGGCTCAAGTCACGACTTCGGTCATAACATCATTCCGGACGTGATCGAGCATTATCGCGTCTACTCCTATTCGTTCCGTGATGTGCAGTCGGCGCGTCAGGGATACTGGCGTGACGTGGGTACGGTGGACGCCTTTTGGTCGGCCAACCTGGAGCTGATTGATGTCACGCCGGAATTGAATCTGTACGACCGTCAATGGCCCATCTGGACCTACCAGGAACAGCTGCCGCCGGCCAAGTTTGTATTCGATGATGAAGGACGGCGCGGCCAGGCCATCGACTCCATGGTCTCCGGCGGTTGTTTGATATCGGGGGCGACGGTACGCCGTTCCTTGCTGTTCTCTAACGTACATGTACATTCCTATTCCGAGGTCCACGAGTCCGTGATCTTGCCGGATGTGGACGTGGGCGAAAACTGCCGTATCCATAAGGCCATCATCGACAAGGGCTGCAAGATACCGCCTGGCACAGTCATCGGCGAAGACCCCAAGGCGGATGCCGAACGCTTCCATGTCAGCGAAGGCGGGGTGGTATTGGTAGTGCCGGAAATGCTAGGACAAGAATTGCATCATGTCCGCTGA
- a CDS encoding glycoside hydrolase codes for MSADSRLKVVLCWHMHQPNYFDPTADQYILPWTYLHAIKDYVDMAAHLEEVPAAKAVVNFVPILLEQLDDYAQQTAAFLREGEAIQDPLLSALVSPTLPDEPEQRIGLVKTCLRANETTIIKRFPQYQRLADMAKRLLDRPDEWMYLNSQYLADIVTWYHLGWMGETVRRRDARIKALMEKGCGFSLHERHTLMVVISELLGGVIDRYRRLVERGQVELSFTPYAHPIVPLLLDLKSTREAMPDAPLPLADSYPGGAARARWHIEKGLQTFEHYFGFRPQGCWPSEGSVSMDALALLDTYELRWSASGESVLRNSLNLEQTPVELRKAQTVHRAYRPEGQQIACFFRDDGLSDCIGFKYSNWHADDAVADLAHHLENIAAANAGKPDAVVSIILDGENAWEYFPENGYYFLSALYQQLSANKTFQLSTFSECLDDHEPAAAQLPHIVAGSWVYGTFSTWIGEADKNRGWDMLVEAKRCFDHVVAADQLPDEQLRKAEHQLAICEGSDWFWWFGDYNPAEAVRDFERLYRLQLATLYQILGHEPPEYLSHAFTHGGGAPAAGGVMRQGKGG; via the coding sequence ATGTCCGCTGATTCCCGGCTCAAGGTGGTGCTGTGCTGGCACATGCACCAGCCCAATTATTTCGATCCTACCGCTGATCAATACATCCTACCCTGGACCTATTTGCACGCCATCAAAGACTATGTCGATATGGCGGCGCATCTGGAAGAGGTGCCGGCGGCCAAGGCGGTGGTCAACTTCGTGCCCATCCTGTTGGAGCAGCTCGACGACTACGCCCAACAGACGGCCGCATTTTTGCGCGAAGGCGAAGCCATACAGGACCCACTGTTATCGGCCTTGGTCAGTCCCACCCTGCCGGACGAGCCCGAGCAGCGCATCGGTTTGGTCAAGACCTGTCTGCGCGCTAACGAAACCACCATCATCAAGCGTTTTCCTCAGTACCAGCGTCTCGCCGACATGGCCAAGCGCTTGTTGGATAGGCCGGATGAATGGATGTATCTCAACAGCCAGTACCTTGCGGATATCGTCACCTGGTATCACCTGGGCTGGATGGGTGAGACCGTGCGGCGCCGCGATGCGCGCATCAAGGCCCTTATGGAGAAAGGTTGCGGTTTCAGTCTGCACGAGCGCCACACATTGATGGTGGTGATCAGTGAATTGCTCGGCGGCGTTATCGATCGCTATCGGCGTCTGGTCGAGCGCGGCCAGGTGGAACTATCCTTCACGCCCTACGCCCACCCCATCGTGCCCCTGCTGCTGGATCTCAAAAGTACCCGCGAGGCCATGCCCGACGCCCCGCTGCCGCTGGCGGACAGCTATCCGGGCGGCGCGGCCCGCGCCCGCTGGCACATCGAAAAAGGCCTGCAGACCTTTGAGCATTATTTCGGTTTCCGGCCCCAGGGCTGCTGGCCCTCGGAAGGGTCGGTCAGCATGGACGCTCTGGCTTTGTTGGACACGTATGAGCTGCGCTGGAGCGCCAGCGGTGAGAGCGTGCTGCGCAACAGTCTCAACCTGGAACAGACGCCGGTGGAATTGCGTAAGGCGCAGACTGTCCACCGCGCCTATCGGCCCGAAGGGCAGCAGATCGCCTGTTTTTTCCGCGATGACGGTCTGTCCGACTGTATCGGTTTCAAATATTCCAATTGGCATGCCGATGATGCGGTGGCCGATCTCGCCCATCATCTGGAAAACATCGCGGCGGCCAATGCCGGCAAGCCGGATGCGGTGGTGTCCATCATTCTCGACGGCGAAAACGCCTGGGAATACTTTCCCGAAAACGGCTACTACTTTCTCAGCGCCCTTTATCAGCAATTGTCCGCCAACAAGACGTTTCAGCTGAGCACCTTCTCCGAGTGTCTGGACGATCATGAGCCCGCCGCGGCCCAACTGCCGCATATCGTGGCCGGTAGTTGGGTCTATGGCACCTTTTCCACTTGGATAGGCGAGGCGGACAAGAACCGCGGCTGGGATATGTTGGTGGAGGCCAAGCGTTGCTTCGATCACGTCGTGGCTGCCGACCAATTGCCGGATGAACAGCTGCGCAAGGCCGAGCACCAGTTGGCCATTTGCGAAGGGTCGGACTGGTTTTGGTGGTTCGGTGATTACAATCCCGCCGAGGCGGTGCGCGATTTCGAGCGCCTCTATCGTCTGCAGTTGGCCACGCTTTATCAAATACTGGGGCATGAACCGCCCGAGTATCTGTCCCATGCCTTTACCCACGGCGGCGGTGCGCCTGCGGCCGGCGGGGTTATGCGCCAGGGCAAGGGAGGCTAG
- a CDS encoding 4-alpha-glucanotransferase, with the protein MDTPLSRRRAGVLLHPTSLPGGIGGGDLGPDAYRFVDFLAAGGVSVWQMLPLVPTHGDLSPYQGLSVHAGNPLLISLSLLREWGWLSEGAAPPEGDDFIDYRLAMLKQAHQGFLAQADAGARDELKQFISRNSHWLQDYALFQAIRQSQGHGHWLDWPEALRDRAPEALAQAETKLADSIEHIRFEQFVFFRQWRLLHDYARRHGVFLFGDMPIFVAHDSAEVWAHREYFTLDSHGRAEVVAGVPPDYFSETGQRWGNPHYRWERMHADGFSWWKQRMATQLSMFDWVRIDHFRGFESSWEIPAAEETAINGHWVEAPGDELFEALHQEFDPLPLVAEDLGTITPEVEALRKKYALPGMKILQFAFGGDADNPYLPHNQTVDSVVYTGTHDNDTTLGWYDALPAETRNHVDDYLGYPAEAMPWPLIRTALASVACLAIVPMQDLLKLDGAHRMNTPGTQAGDNWRWRFEWGQVDTDLAPQLRALVRQYGRE; encoded by the coding sequence TTGGATACACCACTGAGCCGTCGTCGTGCCGGTGTCCTGCTGCACCCCACCTCGCTGCCCGGCGGTATAGGTGGCGGTGATCTGGGTCCGGATGCCTATCGCTTTGTCGATTTTCTCGCCGCCGGCGGCGTCAGCGTGTGGCAGATGTTACCGCTGGTGCCCACCCACGGCGATCTATCGCCCTATCAGGGTCTGTCGGTGCATGCCGGCAATCCCCTGCTGATCAGTCTGTCCTTGCTGCGGGAATGGGGCTGGTTGTCGGAGGGGGCGGCGCCGCCCGAAGGCGATGACTTTATCGACTATCGTCTTGCCATGCTCAAGCAGGCCCACCAGGGGTTTCTCGCCCAGGCCGATGCCGGGGCGCGCGACGAGCTGAAGCAATTTATCTCGCGTAACAGCCATTGGCTGCAAGACTATGCCCTGTTTCAGGCCATCCGCCAGTCACAGGGTCACGGCCACTGGCTTGATTGGCCCGAGGCGCTGCGCGATCGCGCGCCCGAGGCCTTGGCGCAGGCGGAGACCAAACTGGCCGACAGCATCGAGCACATCCGTTTCGAGCAGTTCGTATTTTTCCGCCAGTGGCGTCTGTTGCACGACTATGCGCGCCGCCATGGCGTGTTTCTGTTCGGTGACATGCCCATTTTTGTCGCCCACGACAGCGCCGAGGTGTGGGCCCATCGTGAATACTTCACCCTCGATAGCCACGGCCGGGCTGAAGTGGTGGCCGGCGTGCCGCCCGATTATTTTTCCGAGACCGGGCAACGCTGGGGCAATCCCCATTATCGCTGGGAGCGTATGCACGCCGACGGCTTCAGCTGGTGGAAGCAACGCATGGCCACCCAGCTGTCTATGTTCGACTGGGTGCGCATCGATCACTTTCGTGGCTTTGAGTCCTCCTGGGAGATTCCTGCCGCGGAGGAGACCGCTATTAACGGCCATTGGGTCGAAGCGCCGGGCGACGAGTTGTTCGAGGCCCTGCATCAGGAGTTCGACCCCCTGCCCTTGGTGGCCGAAGACCTGGGCACCATCACGCCTGAAGTGGAGGCGCTGCGTAAAAAATATGCCTTGCCGGGGATGAAAATCCTGCAATTCGCCTTCGGCGGCGATGCCGACAATCCCTACCTGCCCCACAACCAGACGGTGGACAGCGTGGTCTATACCGGTACCCACGACAACGATACCACCCTAGGCTGGTACGACGCCCTGCCCGCCGAGACCCGCAATCATGTCGACGACTACCTGGGATATCCCGCCGAGGCCATGCCCTGGCCGCTGATCCGTACGGCACTGGCCTCAGTGGCCTGTCTCGCCATCGTCCCCATGCAGGACCTGTTGAAGCTCGACGGCGCACACCGCATGAACACGCCCGGCACGCAGGCGGGTGATAATTGGCGTTGGCGCTTTGAATGGGGGCAAGTGGACACGGATCTGGCGCCGCAACTCAGGGCGCTGGTGCGGCAATACGGGCGCGAATAA